In Anaerolineales bacterium, the following proteins share a genomic window:
- a CDS encoding M3 family oligoendopeptidase: MNFQSLPTVSKSILAMMWQDYAPYYADLESRTLNASTLDQWMDDWSALAACVDEQYTRLQILTTQRTADEEAQKQYGDFIDQIQASAKTGDQNLKEKLLASGLQPQGFTTAFKMMKNESDIFHADNLPLLAEEQKLVTEYDKIKGASVVVWEGEEKTLWQMVSIFRYDSDRAVRERAWKAYQERKYQNREAINELWGKFMDVRKKIAQNLEFPDYRAYQWKQRFRFDYTPEDCKSFHAAIEEVAVPAAVRIYERRRQRLGLETTRPWDTEVDQFSRPALRPAASTAELNTRALNVFEQVDPQFQKYYRTMMDNDLLDLESRKHKAGGAYSLGFNVARLPFIFMSHTNSALDVGTILHEGGHAFHTFECARLRFHQKAEQYVPAEFAEVASMGMELLASPYLTKEHGGFYTEEEAARARIEHMEGIITFLPYMALVDAFQHWIYENHDEASDGQRCETKWSQMWDRFMPSIDFSGFEKYKSIVWQGQGHIHTSPFYYVEYGLAQLGAVQVFGNALKDQKKAVADYRRALSLGSTVSLPELFKTAGAKFAFDSRTLADAIDLLEQEIERLQTNL; this comes from the coding sequence ATGAACTTCCAATCCCTTCCGACCGTTTCAAAATCCATCCTCGCCATGATGTGGCAGGATTACGCGCCCTACTACGCCGACCTTGAGTCGCGGACGCTCAACGCCTCCACCCTCGATCAGTGGATGGATGACTGGTCCGCCCTAGCCGCCTGTGTGGACGAACAATACACTCGCTTGCAGATTCTCACCACCCAGCGTACCGCCGATGAAGAGGCGCAAAAACAATATGGAGATTTTATAGACCAGATCCAAGCCTCCGCCAAGACCGGCGATCAGAACCTGAAAGAAAAACTCCTCGCCAGCGGACTCCAGCCGCAGGGATTCACGACAGCGTTCAAGATGATGAAGAACGAGTCCGATATTTTTCACGCCGATAACCTCCCGCTTCTGGCGGAGGAACAAAAACTCGTCACCGAGTACGACAAGATCAAAGGCGCCAGCGTCGTGGTGTGGGAAGGCGAGGAAAAAACATTATGGCAGATGGTCAGCATCTTCCGTTACGATTCCGATCGCGCCGTGCGCGAACGCGCTTGGAAAGCCTATCAGGAACGCAAGTATCAAAACCGCGAGGCGATCAATGAACTGTGGGGAAAATTTATGGATGTGCGGAAAAAGATCGCGCAGAATTTGGAATTTCCCGATTATCGCGCCTATCAATGGAAGCAACGGTTCCGCTTCGATTACACGCCGGAGGATTGCAAATCTTTCCACGCCGCCATCGAGGAGGTCGCTGTCCCGGCGGCGGTACGAATCTACGAGCGACGCCGCCAAAGGCTGGGACTCGAAACGACGCGTCCATGGGATACCGAGGTGGATCAATTCAGTCGTCCGGCATTACGACCCGCCGCCTCCACCGCCGAATTGAACACGAGAGCCTTGAACGTTTTCGAGCAAGTAGATCCACAATTCCAAAAATATTATCGAACCATGATGGATAACGACCTGCTTGATCTCGAGAGCCGCAAACACAAAGCCGGCGGCGCATACAGTTTGGGATTCAACGTGGCGCGGTTGCCGTTCATCTTCATGAGTCACACCAACTCCGCTCTCGATGTTGGCACAATTCTCCATGAGGGCGGTCATGCATTCCACACTTTTGAGTGCGCGCGCCTGCGTTTTCATCAGAAAGCCGAACAATACGTTCCTGCCGAATTTGCAGAGGTCGCTTCGATGGGTATGGAATTGCTCGCCTCGCCGTATCTCACCAAAGAACACGGCGGCTTTTACACCGAAGAAGAAGCCGCTCGCGCCCGCATCGAACACATGGAGGGCATCATCACTTTCTTACCCTACATGGCGCTCGTGGACGCTTTCCAGCATTGGATCTACGAAAACCATGACGAAGCCTCCGACGGGCAACGCTGTGAAACGAAATGGAGTCAGATGTGGGATCGCTTCATGCCAAGTATTGATTTCAGCGGCTTCGAGAAATATAAAAGCATCGTTTGGCAGGGTCAGGGGCACATTCACACCTCGCCGTTCTACTACGTGGAATACGGTCTTGCCCAACTTGGCGCGGTGCAAGTCTTCGGCAACGCGCTCAAGGATCAAAAGAAGGCGGTGGCGGATTATCGTCGCGCCCTCTCACTTGGCTCGACCGTCTCTCTGCCGGAATTATTCAAAACTGCGGGCGCGAAATTCGCGTTCGATTCACGGACTCTCGCAGACGCTATTGACCTGCTGGAACAAGAGATCGAACGCTTGCAAACGAATCTTTAG
- a CDS encoding aldo/keto reductase yields the protein MQYTNLGKTGMKVSRLCLGMMSYGDKTWREWVLTEEEAKPFVKRALEVGINFFDTADVYSLGESERITGNLLKHFGVKRENIVVATKVRNKISDDVNDVGLSRKHIMDSIDKSLKRLQMDYVDLYQIHRWDYNTPIEETMEALNDIVRAGKARYIGASSMYAWQFAKAQSTAERRGWSRFVSMQNHYNLVYREEEREMIPQCVDQGVGLIPWSPMARGFFARQRNAKGDTSRSTTDPFARELYYRAEDFDVSERAAEIGKERGVTASQIALAWVLSKPYIASPIIGATKMNHLDQAIAALDIQLSGDEVKRLEELYKPHPVLGHP from the coding sequence ATGCAATACACAAATCTCGGCAAAACAGGAATGAAAGTCTCGCGCTTGTGCCTCGGCATGATGAGTTACGGCGACAAGACGTGGCGTGAGTGGGTGTTGACGGAAGAAGAGGCAAAGCCCTTCGTCAAGCGCGCGCTGGAGGTGGGAATCAATTTCTTCGACACGGCGGACGTTTACTCGCTCGGCGAAAGCGAACGGATCACGGGCAACTTGCTCAAGCACTTCGGCGTGAAGCGGGAAAACATCGTCGTTGCAACCAAGGTCAGGAACAAGATCAGCGACGATGTGAACGATGTCGGACTCTCTCGCAAGCACATCATGGATTCGATAGACAAGTCACTCAAGCGATTGCAAATGGATTACGTGGACCTCTACCAGATCCATCGCTGGGATTACAACACGCCCATCGAAGAGACGATGGAGGCGCTGAACGACATCGTCCGCGCGGGGAAGGCGCGTTACATCGGCGCGTCGTCCATGTACGCATGGCAATTCGCGAAGGCGCAGTCCACAGCCGAACGTCGCGGGTGGAGTCGTTTCGTCTCGATGCAGAATCACTACAACCTCGTCTATCGCGAAGAGGAGCGTGAGATGATTCCGCAGTGCGTGGATCAGGGCGTGGGACTCATCCCATGGAGCCCGATGGCGCGCGGATTCTTCGCAAGGCAGCGAAATGCAAAAGGCGACACTTCTCGTTCTACCACTGATCCGTTTGCCAGAGAGTTGTACTACCGCGCGGAGGATTTCGACGTTTCGGAACGCGCCGCAGAGATCGGCAAGGAACGCGGCGTCACCGCTTCGCAGATCGCGCTGGCGTGGGTGTTGAGCAAGCCTTACATCGCTTCTCCGATCATCGGCGCGACGAAAATGAATCACCTCGATCAAGCCATTGCCGCGCTGGATATTCAATTATCGGGGGACGAAGTGAAGCGGCTGGAGGAATTGTATAAGCCGCATCCCGTGTTAGGGCATCCGTAA
- a CDS encoding solute carrier family 23 protein: MAKNSVMGYMPNDTPPLGKNILLGFQHVLTMFPATVLVALLCGFHPGTVLLASGVSTIVALILSRNSIGNFIPLFYGSSFSYIAAYQGVAIAMTGAAPQFGVPLPNEVLSTMQGGIIVTGLLNIAVGFIIRAVGKASLDKVLPPIVTGSVAAIIGFGLAYAALSMAAANFTVAIVTMLVTILLSVYLQNKGFLGMLPVLLGGTVGYILSAVIAPDTVNLAGVTDAAWFKAPNITFPSFTGEFAVTAIFSIAIMAIATIPESTAHLYQLSLYVDRFAEDSGREKIHLDNYIGLNLVFDGIGDFINGLMGATSGTNYGENNSLMAITRNYSGPALIAAGVIAILLGFIGKLEAFVASIPLAVTGGLAIYLFGAIGMQGIALIQENKVSMFSPRNLAIGAVIIIVGIGGNIGYPGGFLPIILPGFPSGLPAIATAAVLGIVINAIFLLFKPSDEA, from the coding sequence ATGGCTAAGAATTCTGTAATGGGGTACATGCCCAACGATACCCCCCCGCTCGGGAAAAATATTTTGTTGGGTTTCCAGCATGTGTTGACGATGTTCCCAGCCACCGTGCTGGTGGCGCTGTTGTGCGGTTTTCATCCCGGCACGGTTTTGTTGGCGTCCGGCGTCTCCACGATCGTGGCGTTGATCCTTTCGAGGAATAGCATCGGCAACTTCATTCCGCTTTTTTACGGTTCGAGTTTTAGCTACATTGCCGCATATCAAGGCGTAGCGATCGCGATGACCGGCGCCGCGCCGCAATTCGGCGTGCCGTTGCCGAATGAAGTGCTCAGCACCATGCAGGGCGGCATCATTGTGACTGGTTTGCTGAACATCGCCGTCGGTTTTATCATCCGCGCGGTCGGTAAAGCCAGCCTCGATAAAGTTCTGCCTCCCATTGTGACCGGCTCCGTCGCCGCGATCATCGGTTTTGGTTTGGCTTACGCGGCATTGAGCATGGCAGCCGCGAATTTTACAGTAGCGATCGTCACCATGTTGGTGACCATTTTGCTCTCGGTCTATCTGCAAAACAAAGGCTTCCTCGGAATGCTGCCGGTGCTTTTGGGCGGGACAGTCGGGTATATTCTCTCGGCGGTCATCGCGCCGGACACCGTCAATTTAGCGGGCGTAACCGATGCCGCCTGGTTCAAAGCGCCGAATATCACTTTCCCAAGTTTTACAGGCGAGTTTGCAGTGACCGCGATCTTCAGCATCGCCATCATGGCGATTGCCACCATTCCCGAATCGACCGCCCACTTGTATCAACTGAGCCTATATGTTGATCGCTTCGCCGAAGACTCCGGTCGCGAGAAAATTCACTTGGATAATTACATCGGCTTGAACCTCGTGTTCGACGGCATCGGCGATTTCATCAACGGTTTGATGGGCGCCACCTCCGGCACGAACTACGGTGAAAACAACTCCCTGATGGCGATCACCCGCAACTATTCCGGACCGGCGTTGATCGCGGCTGGCGTGATCGCAATTTTGCTCGGCTTCATCGGGAAACTCGAAGCGTTTGTCGCCTCCATCCCGTTGGCTGTCACCGGCGGTCTGGCGATCTATCTCTTCGGCGCCATCGGTATGCAGGGCATCGCGCTGATTCAGGAAAATAAAGTCAGCATGTTTAGCCCGCGCAACCTCGCTATCGGCGCGGTGATCATAATCGTCGGCATCGGCGGCAACATCGGATACCCCGGCGGTTTCCTGCCGATCATTCTGCCCGGCTTCCCCAGTGGATTACCCGCCATCGCCACCGCAGCCGTGTTAGGCATCGTGATCAACGCCATCTTCTTGCTCTTCAAGCCATCCGACGAAGCATAA
- a CDS encoding carbon monoxide dehydrogenase subunit G encodes MQLKGSVTIKAPRKKVWDFLTDPNQLGQCVPGVEKIEEIEKLKKYRGVVSVGLGSIKARFNGDVDILELDEPNRAKLKAHGTATGSAADAVSEMTLSDGPDNSTLVNWSADVNVSGQLASLVSRLMVPVSQKLAGVFYDEVKKRIEKE; translated from the coding sequence ATGCAACTTAAAGGCAGCGTAACCATCAAAGCCCCGCGCAAAAAAGTATGGGATTTCCTCACCGACCCGAATCAACTCGGTCAATGCGTGCCTGGCGTGGAAAAAATTGAAGAGATCGAGAAACTAAAAAAATATCGCGGCGTGGTGTCGGTTGGGCTGGGTTCCATCAAAGCGCGCTTCAATGGCGACGTGGACATCCTCGAACTGGACGAACCCAACCGCGCCAAACTCAAAGCGCACGGCACAGCCACAGGCTCCGCCGCCGACGCAGTCAGCGAGATGACTCTCAGCGACGGACCCGACAACTCAACCCTCGTCAACTGGTCGGCGGATGTGAACGTCTCGGGTCAACTGGCGAGTCTCGTCTCGCGGTTGATGGTCCCCGTCTCGCAGAAATTGGCGGGCGTGTTTTACGATGAAGTGAAGAAGAGGATAGAAAAGGAATAG
- a CDS encoding XdhC family protein: protein MRDILADVQKWIDMGESIALATVVQTWGSAPRKVGSHMAFTASGKITGSVSGGCVENAVIEAGMQVLQTNQPQLLHFGVADETAWQVGLACGGSIDIFVNKLNTEFFQCLKSILDDRSSAIHVTAISGSSHFLGKEIIITDDQQVFGSIGNEWDEQVFNLAMDTPTSRRMMLNEETEVFVNIIQAQPSLVIVGGVHIAQALSSMAKMLGYTTILIDPRKVWGSKERFPNVDILHQSWIDDAFAKIKINSSTAIASLTHDPKIDDPAIQLALNSPAFYVGALGSKSTNAKRRERLLNDGVTETQLARLHAPIGLDIGASTPEEIALAIMSEVVKSFRKQDQAEIKKEAESVSSL, encoded by the coding sequence ATGCGCGATATTCTGGCAGACGTTCAAAAATGGATAGACATGGGGGAATCCATCGCGCTTGCCACGGTGGTTCAAACCTGGGGTTCGGCGCCGCGCAAAGTTGGCTCACACATGGCGTTTACCGCGAGCGGAAAGATCACAGGCTCGGTCAGCGGTGGATGCGTAGAGAACGCGGTCATTGAAGCGGGGATGCAAGTGTTGCAAACCAATCAGCCGCAACTATTGCACTTCGGCGTCGCGGACGAAACCGCGTGGCAAGTCGGTCTAGCCTGCGGGGGAAGCATTGATATTTTTGTCAATAAGTTAAATACAGAATTTTTTCAGTGCCTAAAATCTATCCTAGACGATCGATCTTCCGCAATTCATGTTACTGCAATTTCTGGTTCGAGCCATTTCCTCGGCAAAGAAATCATCATCACCGATGATCAACAGGTTTTCGGCTCTATCGGCAACGAATGGGACGAACAAGTGTTTAATCTGGCAATGGACACGCCAACGTCGCGCCGTATGATGTTAAATGAAGAGACGGAAGTTTTTGTCAATATTATCCAAGCGCAACCTAGCTTAGTCATTGTCGGCGGCGTGCATATTGCTCAGGCGCTTTCCTCAATGGCGAAAATGCTGGGCTATACAACCATTCTCATTGACCCACGTAAAGTGTGGGGGAGCAAAGAGCGCTTTCCGAACGTTGATATCTTGCATCAATCGTGGATAGACGATGCGTTTGCGAAAATAAAAATAAATTCTTCGACCGCGATTGCAAGCCTAACTCACGACCCTAAAATTGACGACCCTGCGATTCAACTTGCGTTGAACAGCCCCGCGTTTTACGTCGGTGCGCTAGGGAGTAAATCCACCAATGCCAAACGCCGCGAACGATTATTGAACGACGGCGTGACGGAGACTCAACTTGCGCGCCTCCACGCGCCGATCGGGCTCGACATCGGCGCGTCCACACCTGAGGAGATCGCCCTCGCCATCATGTCTGAGGTGGTGAAAAGCTTCAGGAAGCAGGATCAGGCAGAAATTAAGAAAGAGGCGGAGTCAGTCTCCAGTCTCTAG
- a CDS encoding xanthine dehydrogenase family protein subunit M produces MKPAPFEYHSPHTIEEVVALKSQYGDEAKFLAGGQSLVPAMNFRIVQPSRLIDLNRVAELSYIREEGGVIRIGSMARERHLEFNEAIKNRTPLLHEAVPFIAHPQIRNRGTIGGSIVNADPAAELPMLMIALSARLKAKNKSGERWIEAKDFFAGMFTTALEPDEALVEIELPFAKQNTGWSFTEVAPRVGDYAMMGVATLVTLDKDKKCTQAKLVYLNAGDGPVEAFEAEKMLAGNVLDDRLIESAALHASEKEITPFGNIHASADFQRHLANSLTKKTLKQAVQRAEETL; encoded by the coding sequence ATGAAACCTGCTCCATTTGAATATCACTCACCCCATACCATCGAAGAAGTTGTCGCGTTGAAAAGCCAATACGGCGACGAGGCAAAATTTTTGGCGGGCGGACAAAGCCTTGTGCCTGCGATGAATTTCCGCATCGTTCAACCAAGCAGGTTGATCGATTTGAACCGCGTGGCGGAATTGAGTTACATCCGTGAAGAGGGGGGGGTGATCCGCATCGGTTCGATGGCGCGTGAACGGCATTTGGAATTTAACGAGGCGATAAAAAACAGAACGCCATTGTTGCACGAGGCTGTGCCATTCATCGCTCATCCGCAGATCCGCAATCGCGGCACAATCGGCGGGAGCATCGTCAATGCCGACCCTGCCGCCGAACTGCCGATGTTGATGATCGCATTGAGCGCCAGACTCAAAGCGAAAAATAAATCAGGCGAGCGTTGGATCGAAGCGAAAGATTTTTTTGCTGGGATGTTCACCACTGCGCTCGAGCCCGATGAGGCGCTGGTTGAAATCGAATTGCCGTTTGCCAAACAAAATACAGGCTGGTCATTCACGGAGGTCGCGCCGCGCGTGGGCGATTACGCCATGATGGGCGTGGCGACTTTGGTGACACTGGATAAAGATAAAAAATGTACCCAAGCCAAGTTGGTCTACTTGAACGCGGGCGACGGACCCGTCGAAGCATTTGAAGCGGAGAAAATGTTGGCGGGCAATGTTTTGGACGACAGGTTGATCGAATCAGCCGCTTTGCACGCCAGCGAGAAGGAGATTACACCGTTTGGAAATATTCATGCCTCGGCAGATTTCCAACGTCATTTGGCAAACTCGTTAACCAAGAAAACTTTGAAGCAAGCAGTTCAACGCGCAGAGGAAACTTTGTAA
- a CDS encoding (2Fe-2S)-binding protein, with protein sequence MTQKLAITITVNGMEYKKEVEPRMLLSDFLRHELGLTGTHVGCEHGVCGACTILFDGESARSCLTFAVQADGHSITTVEGLAPDEDNLHPLQQSFWEAHGLQCGYCTPGILMSMVPFLKQNPNPTEDEIRHALSGNLCRCTGYQHIVDAVKLASEKMK encoded by the coding sequence ATGACGCAAAAATTAGCCATCACGATTACCGTCAATGGAATGGAATATAAAAAAGAAGTAGAGCCGCGCATGTTGTTGAGCGATTTTCTGCGCCACGAACTTGGGTTGACTGGCACGCACGTCGGCTGTGAACACGGCGTCTGCGGCGCGTGCACGATTCTCTTCGACGGGGAATCTGCCCGCTCGTGTTTGACATTTGCCGTCCAAGCCGATGGACATTCCATCACAACGGTCGAAGGTCTCGCACCCGACGAAGATAATCTTCATCCATTGCAACAATCCTTTTGGGAAGCGCATGGACTTCAATGCGGCTACTGTACGCCAGGGATTTTGATGAGCATGGTTCCATTCTTGAAACAGAACCCGAATCCCACCGAAGATGAAATCCGCCACGCGCTTTCGGGGAATTTGTGCCGCTGTACGGGCTATCAGCACATTGTGGATGCGGTGAAGCTTGCGAGTGAGAAGATGAAGTAA